A window from Hemicordylus capensis ecotype Gifberg chromosome 2, rHemCap1.1.pri, whole genome shotgun sequence encodes these proteins:
- the STK19 gene encoding serine/threonine-protein kinase 19 isoform X1, with the protein MGGVGLVLHTEAIPSSLMKRKHQLVSDTFKAKKQRLAVAPESSKQEGPEAVESALQDLASLFPRKLFEDSLPPLVLRHQIYSLVKDRTTVDRHLNQLKDDGRIRMFQHSFDADTFVVTFTDNYISKVLEFVSGKESARTVKKFLDSVLSSCPDISFDKRRLLKEFGFRDTEITQLVNAGVLTVRDAGSWWLAVPGAGRFIKCFIKGRKSVLGMIEKAKYKEVLLSDLQSRRAPSVKLGLPYHIHDIIGAQLVDCVPTSSGTLLRLADD; encoded by the exons ATGGGAGGGGTGGGGTTGGTTCTGCACACGGAAG CCATACCCTCCAGCCTCATGAAGCGGAAGCATCAGCTCGTCTCAGATACTTTCAAAGCCAAAAAACAACGGCTGGCTGTAGCACCAGAGTCCTCAAAACAAG AGGGCCCTGAGGCAGTAGAATCTGCTCTCCAGGACCTGGCATCTCTCTTCCCTCGCAAATTATTTGAGGACTCGCTGCCACCTCTGGTTCTGAGACACCAGATCTACAGCCTTGTCAAAGACCGCACAACTGTAGACAGGCACCTG AATCAGCTTAAAGATGATGGCCGGATCCGGATGTTCCAGCACAGCTTTGATGCAGACACTTTCGTCGTGACATTCACAGACAATTATATATCCAAG GTGCTGGAATTTGTGTCTGGGAAAGAGTCGGCCAGGACAGTGAAGAAGTTCTTGGATTCTgtcctctcctcctgccctgaCATCAGCTTTGACAAAAGGAGGCTTCTGAAAGAGTTTGGCTTCAGGGATACCGAGATCAC GCAGCTGGTAAATGCTGGAGTCCTAACTGTCCGTGATGCTGGGAGCTGGTGGCTGGCAGTACCTGGAGCAGGCCGCTTTATCAAGTGTTTCATCAAAG GGAGGAAATCCGTGTTGGGCATGATTGAGAAAGCCAAGTATAAGGAAGTTTTGCTGTCAGATCTGCAGAGCCGTCGAGCACCAAGTGTAAAACTGGGTCTTCCTTACCATATACATGACATTATTGGAGCCCAACTGGTGGACTG TGTGCCAACTTCCTCCGGTACTCTTCTCCGACTGGCTGACGACTAA
- the STK19 gene encoding serine/threonine-protein kinase 19 isoform X2, with protein sequence MKRKHQLVSDTFKAKKQRLAVAPESSKQEGPEAVESALQDLASLFPRKLFEDSLPPLVLRHQIYSLVKDRTTVDRHLNQLKDDGRIRMFQHSFDADTFVVTFTDNYISKVLEFVSGKESARTVKKFLDSVLSSCPDISFDKRRLLKEFGFRDTEITQLVNAGVLTVRDAGSWWLAVPGAGRFIKCFIKGRKSVLGMIEKAKYKEVLLSDLQSRRAPSVKLGLPYHIHDIIGAQLVDCVPTSSGTLLRLADD encoded by the exons ATGAAGCGGAAGCATCAGCTCGTCTCAGATACTTTCAAAGCCAAAAAACAACGGCTGGCTGTAGCACCAGAGTCCTCAAAACAAG AGGGCCCTGAGGCAGTAGAATCTGCTCTCCAGGACCTGGCATCTCTCTTCCCTCGCAAATTATTTGAGGACTCGCTGCCACCTCTGGTTCTGAGACACCAGATCTACAGCCTTGTCAAAGACCGCACAACTGTAGACAGGCACCTG AATCAGCTTAAAGATGATGGCCGGATCCGGATGTTCCAGCACAGCTTTGATGCAGACACTTTCGTCGTGACATTCACAGACAATTATATATCCAAG GTGCTGGAATTTGTGTCTGGGAAAGAGTCGGCCAGGACAGTGAAGAAGTTCTTGGATTCTgtcctctcctcctgccctgaCATCAGCTTTGACAAAAGGAGGCTTCTGAAAGAGTTTGGCTTCAGGGATACCGAGATCAC GCAGCTGGTAAATGCTGGAGTCCTAACTGTCCGTGATGCTGGGAGCTGGTGGCTGGCAGTACCTGGAGCAGGCCGCTTTATCAAGTGTTTCATCAAAG GGAGGAAATCCGTGTTGGGCATGATTGAGAAAGCCAAGTATAAGGAAGTTTTGCTGTCAGATCTGCAGAGCCGTCGAGCACCAAGTGTAAAACTGGGTCTTCCTTACCATATACATGACATTATTGGAGCCCAACTGGTGGACTG TGTGCCAACTTCCTCCGGTACTCTTCTCCGACTGGCTGACGACTAA